The Aedes albopictus strain Foshan chromosome 2, AalbF5, whole genome shotgun sequence region acaaagctacgatttaatttttcacatgaacgttgattctgctacacaaaagctagtccctaatgtgatctaaggctattttcttgctaaccgttcataagattatcaaaaaatctgcgatctgatgtgtcgtatatatgggtttggttcatttttatatttgataatatccggtgggatagccgaatctgattccatgagtcatggaccatgacactaccggttgtcccaattatggtctgagattattttattgcttatttttcacctttacctaatcaccgcgatttgatatatcgcatgtatgagtttgattcacttttacttttaaccactttcgaagccacagctgaacccgcaacactaccgggtctgaccctatttctccatcaggatgtcgataagtcgtgatcagtcttgttagagatcacagtcatttgaaccttttcgtcgatattcggccttctttgtctccggtattcgcaacacaatcaatcaaactactgttcgaaacaaaaatgtcaaacgaatgcacttcaccacgatagcggcttcggaagacggttcggcttttgttattcttgtcttcttccataacaagagctatgttgcccatctgtgtgccgtattcaatgcaacatgcaagaataaactcatattaacatttataatcgaaattggctgagaatctatgcgtaatgctagaattacacacgtgtcatcgtgtcagatgacattgatttgactctttcttatgtttattgatcttcgttctactgctcgtgttgtgtgtaggtaagaggtaacggtagcgcacgaatgtaacaaagcaagctgacacccgactgcggcaacgaaatgaaggtagtgaaaagtgtcgaatgtttacaagactggtcgtacgtcatgttttcctttcgaaattgcacgaccctggtgaCTAGTGCCAtggaagctgctcgcacagcatatacatggggattaagttcgccagattcattggtatagggcttgcatagaagcttgtacgggtttgtttctctttcagatttgaccacttcggcggaaACCCCGGAACCGGTCCTGGAACACtgctggttcaaatatggtctgcgatgattttcctgctcattgtccatcaggtcatcgaaaatgccgtggtttgatgtgtcgcatgtatgggtttggttcaattgtatatttggccacctccagcgggacgcctagaaccggttccggaacactaccggttcagatatggtctgagatggttttcctgctcgttatccatcaggtcatcgaaaatgccgaaatgagattgctgatgagctagccatgAATGGATCTAATGAATAGTTAttcatgtaacgagttgcaaaatgctgatttttacagcacgagttgtacatttatccaacgatgcttgccgaggcaagtacaatgatacactatgcccagggagtcgagaaaagtttcccgactggaacgggaatcgaacccgccgtctccggattggcgatccatagccttaaccactaggctgactggagaccctagaatatgatcatttccatcaatatcatcgtTTTGGTTCCCATACAGAGTACCTCGGATCATGGACCCTCCCTAACAAGTTTTATCAAGATCACGGCTTGGCTTTGGATCATTTCCGGAGGAGCATTTATTTAGTTTAAAAAAAAGGTTTATAATGTATTTTGAAAAGATTAAGAGGTTTTGTgcttttttgagaacgatttcaacaacatgtaggctgaccagatttgtcccgtttaaatacgggacacatttcggaaactcaacaaaaagaaaatcaatgtccaaaaacagaactgcatgttattaataatgcaatttcagctagaaagaacgaataattgagtcaaaaacgttaactatgctccAATGACGAGTGATTGAAAATttggttgtcccgttaaatacgggacggatggtcagcctaacaacatgtaaatttggaaatcactcaaaggggcttttccctcttacaaaattaaaagttgaaaataaataaataaatcaatatcatcgtgcttcgcggtggttGAATCGGACCGGCCACGTGATCTATTGTGCAAGACAAAAATTTGGATCAAGcatgccgtgctataaccgtcacagtttttcaagctctagccttggaaactgaggtcagactgaggttgtcaatcaaacaattgcattatgattcataatgcaaccgaaatgagttgcattatgaaccataatgcaattgtttggtatctTGCGGAAAAGTAGGGTGTTTTCTCACCGAAATGGCAAGTACAAAATAGAGtattatagtgccgagttgcaaaaaggTTCATTGAGCCCTtttgcgggatctcagactgctctgtaaaaatggaacttagTCAAATcatatcaaactggaatgcacttccccatacgagccaatccaaaaggctcgtaacgattaaccccaagaaaacccaacaactattaggtctcaacaaaagggatctcaacatctacactggtctaataactggacactgcagggctggtagcaggaactgatggtcaaaatagttattttagtgaccaaaatctctgaaatagttaccaaatagtgactttcagatggcaaaaaagtggctaaatagtgacttttggcacaaaaatatgcttagtgaggaaacattgtagaacgaatttgattcagaaaaccctggagtaccgcataatgaaaatgttcaagaaaaactttcatcttccattcctaaaattatacaaagctgcatgtatttacaattttatagaatatattgtgcagaactagatgagcatggcatgaaaattctgtcaagaaaaaataaataaattatgaaactcttggaaaacttgTTGGATGTTTCCTGTCATGAATTTCACCTTGATGAAAACTTAGATAGACAAATGCTTAAGAATGTGCGAATGGATTTgaataagaatttttcaaatatgatttcttgaatatttttgcaaaaattctctcaaaataaaataaaatgaataacagaaagtaattaagtaattttgatgtaatacttgaaatatttctctacgtacccccttggaaattttcagaagaattacaagaagaaaacaacggtttttttaatagcctatgaaaatgtaatagaactcttaatttcttcaaaatgtcccatatttactaatttatttgaATTGTCTCATAGTTTCTGGTTAAATTTTCATAATATGTAGTTACAAGCATTCTGGGAGGAGTTGTTAATTTTATTTGGGGACTTAAAATAATGACCAAGCCACTAAATAGCGACTTGCTATTAGGCCTGCACTCTCACCGACGCATCATGGGGaggccccatacaaaatatgtttgcgTTAGTTTATAAAACTCTCCAAACTTTATGGAACTCAGTCTTCCAATATATATAAAAGTTGTTTTGATACACACGTACAGTGATTGCATTCCATTTTTAAGGCATATGTTTTGAAGATTTCTATaacagttttactacttttagttCTACATATGATCTAGGTCGTCCCAAAACTCCACGAAATGTAGGTGCAGGATCTACAAGCAAAACTAGTATTATACGAATGACTATTCTATACGCCCCAGACCAATGACCCTTCTAACAAGCAAATGGAATATTATATTGAACTGTATACATGgtacagatcttacaagatctccatGGAATATAAGCCTTTGTGTCCAGTCCACAAAACAACCAGTGCTTGTGCAGGTCTGTGAAGGTCCGTAATGTAATAATGTCCGCAAAGCGCTGTAATGGTATTTAAAGATTATTCAAGGCCGTACATGGTTCACTCTCATTATTTGAGGTGTTGTAAACACTGTTCCAGTTTACAAAAtatattccaattcgtaaaaacacgcttcactaAGAAATCAAATACCAGATTGAGATTCtgcaatgattgatctaccgagaaaagcggtcatgacgaccaaatgttttctcagaggtatttaatggctaaTATGGTAATTTTATGTTGGAATATTTCAATCAGCTCCGACAACTTGATTGAAATTGCAGGATAGGAGCAAGTAGTAGCCAATTTTCTTTCAATGTCTCCCATGGATCCTAAAGAAAGACATAAAAGTAGTTGcgaagcaattttttttatatggaacggtttgtatagagaaaatttgacttttttaatgtggcatcatttgatggtttaacacttttgaatatttttcaatccgtattttatcaatttcccaaaaaagttgaaaaaagtgactttttaggtgaaaatagtgactttagtgacctgaccttgaaaaaagagactttttagtgaccaacccaaaaaaagtgactaagtcactaaaaagtgacttgctaccagccctgacactgcccctgcagataccatctacaaaagatcggagcaatccaaacctcaaattgccgcttctgtgacgaggagagggaaacattaGAAcatatcctctgctattgcagtgcactcacccaacgtaggttcaaagttctcagcaagcccttcttAGGGCATTTCTCTGAATGATTATTCGCAAAATTCATTCCGTATTTCCATGCCATTTGTCTTAGTATTTCTTCCGGTTTCTTTCCAGTATTTTTCTCTTGATTACTGAATTCCGACCGATTTTTCCCGGTATTGCTCCTAGAGCCCCTCGTGAGATTTTtcgttttactaaaaaaaaaattcttgggatttctaccagaatataTCCAGAATTCTTTATAAGAATTTCTATCGGGATAATCCATAACAGTtctctttttttttagaatttttctcggACTTCCCCTCGGAGATTTTaggcgattccttccggtgttcctcttgggacttcccaagaagatcttcccagaatttctctcagagttgctacaagaattattccagggatttcgatTAGGGAACCTGCAAGGATTTattaaggagtttttcacgaatttcctgctggagttcttcccgagacttcttccaaagtttttcttgtaatatcttcaaagaaatttctttcttctagagttccttcctggagtttcagctgggatatttcttaaagattctCGCGAGgtctattttgaaattttatctacgatttctctaggagtttctcctggaacttctcttagaagattccttccagtgttggtcctgggatgtccctcattttttttttctaaatttacccTAAACTTTCTCCTAAGGTTTTTCCGGAgtgtcttctgagatttctacacgagctattgctgatatttcatATTGAATTCTCCCCGTGATTTAGAACAGAGTCAGGCTGTTCTTCGTAGTTGTGGGTTGAGTGGGTTCTCCTCAGAATAACTTACGAAATTCCTtataagaaattctcggaggatatTCGAAGGAATCTAAGTGAAATCATACGAGGAACTCCGCAGTTTTATTGAACAAATCTCGACAGAaccttaaaagaaaaaaaaaatctgagataaaatgagacatctcggatAAAAGTTTAAAGAGTAATCCCGAGAGCAAATATtgaggacatccaaggaggaactccgaaaacctcatggaatcctgggAGCAGCTACGGACGAAATTCGgtgaggaaatccaagagaaatatcggaaaactatcgctatgtgacattcatgaaggaactttGAATAATTTTGGATGGATCCATCCGCCATGGAATCCAgcgaggaactctggaagaaatataGGAAGATACTCCAACACTAAAAACTTCGGCGGAATTTTAGGaggatctctggtagaaatcccagggacaactctcagaaatcttgaaagtttTTAAAGAGTATTGCTTTTAGAAAGTTTGGGTtacttttttaattataaacattcaaaatttcccctagaaaaacctgaaaaactcaaggaattttattttgagtatttttaggatttttatttaaattttaccaAGAATATCATCGAAGCTTAGGCGaactatagaaaaaaaatatagggtttgggtactagtagtggaccccctaagccagcGAAATTTATTTCTGCGGCTTTTTAGCTATGTAAAggcagtggattgttccaaagtggtTTTATTTTGTAACTAGCTGCCTGCCAACTACTAACCCGTACAAGCTAGCAGCAGCAAGAAactcctcgagctgggtctcagagtcggcttactactgggtgATCAAGGGGACGCGGATAAAGTATGGAAACACTGAATTTTCATGTTCTTTAAACATTTATTTGCCCTATTCTGTGGCGTGTGGGTGTGTGgttcacatttttgtgtggtgtgTACAAGAGAGGGGATCGATCACTGTACTCACTGTTGTACTCCTCCGGCGCTGGCCCACACGGTTACGCACGATTGCGATAGCCCTACCGTGGGGCCGGAATCTCGCCGCGGGGCGGCTCGGGGATGTCCATTGGTCCGGAATGGCATCAGAATCGGTCCAGCGGGCTTGGTGGAATCGTTGGTGGTGCTAGGCGTCTTCTCTCATTGGCGAtatcggcacggcccaggacgataCCGGAGAGACCGTGCcgagagaggaccctccttgacaATTAGGGCCCGAGGCCCGAGGGAATTGTCCGAATGCGGACGAAAGGTCGTCTTTGGCTGTTAGACCCGGAAGCCATTTTGACTTCCGAGTCGACCCGTGTGAGGCCGTATTTTATAATACGGGAAGAggtcctgaagaaaatattattcCGTCAGGGTGGTCGGGTATTTTCTAGTGTAGACCAAATTACCTGAACGGGAGTAGGCCGTTGCTCCAATTCCCGCCATCGGAaaagaaggggggagggggggggggtatagCAACACTACGCGGCACTACTTTTATCCGATCGTAAGGATCGGTGTTACTCACACGGACGCCTATATTGTTCTGCCTCAAAACTTCTCAATTTGGAAGATGGCAGCGCCCATGGAACAGAATGCACAGCCATGACACACATAAACACGAAAATCACGATGGCCATGTTCTATCCCTTCAGTAATACCATGTTACAATATTGGTAGCGGAGTAACCCTCTCAGTCGTGTATTCCTACTGTGTTATTACTAtacaaaaaacatgaaatttccgCCAACATTCGGCTCATACAGAAATAAAAACCTAAAGATGTAACCGACAGGTTACAATTTAACAAGTTTCATGTCCCCTCTTcatgttaagaccgtcaaacatacaacattaataaattattccagtgaaatacggATTTAaaaatacgcatcgatgttgcctataatggacacccccggggtccattataggattatttacaaatatcttggcgccaatagtggaccccccatttgatttccatgttagctgtcacgccgccgacggtgcatatagtggaccctccctgagtgtgcgtatagtggacccttttgagtgtttacaatcattaaatagttaaaataaccgattGTTGCGGCCACTGGGTCATTTGTTTGtcaggaactgctgtgtagcaatgtaattgatgttcccccggtggaagttgcctggaaacagttgatttgggcatttatatttgagtttttctgaagagggtccactataggcgcagggtccactactagcacacaacccctattATTCGGACGACATTTCTCGCGAGTCGCGACCACTGTCTGCTGGAGAATGCTTATGCGCAACGCCTTTGACTGCACCATATACATATCCCCAACACAGCCCAAAAGTCTTTATCCATTAGGTACCTCCGGTGCCACCTTATGCCGaatgacacagaccctaagaATAACGTGGAATAACTATCGCTGAGATCGGCCCACTATTTGTACTTTGTCTTTGAGAATGTGacaaccagccttgggctgaaaatctctataataaagacataaaaaactcATCTTACTGGACTATGGCCGATTTCGGCATAAAGAAAATTCGAATGTAAATATCCTAGCAAACGTGTCGTCAGTATATTAaataggaaattcctaaaggtacctGAATAATGGGGGGATGGATAGCAGATCTCCGATTATCGTTGACTGGTGTCCCTGGGACGGTATGGAATGCCTCGATTCTTCATATCCCGAATGATTCCGTTTGGCAGACGCCCCGACACTGAGATGGCATAGATACCCTTGTGGAAACGATCTACGAGAGAGAAAGGGGGAGGGTTGTTAGCTAGCCCTTATAATGAGAGTGACCAGACTTCCGGTCATTGGTACTTACTAATTCTCTGCCATTTGCACACCCAGCTGTCGTCTGGACTCATAACAGCGATCAATctgaaataaattaaaattattgttgaaaaATCGACTTTTCCAAATCCACAGTTGTAAACTCACCCATCAAAGTTGTTGCTGGTGCAATCGTAAACCTGATCCTTGTTGTTCTtcatccggagaaattcctcgcaGTTTTCACATCCATCGAACTCGAACTGATCAAAGGTCTGCAAGGAGAGGAAAGAGCTTGCTGAGGATGCGATTTCCAATCGAATTTCCACTTACCTTCACAAGCGAACACACCAGGCATGCTCGTAATCCTCGCAAATCTTTCGGAATCGAATCAAACGACATTTTGGTGGCGTTTTCCCAAATATTCTCGGGAAAAATTGATTCACTGTTTACTAGGTATGTACGTGCTGCGTGGATTTTTGAGGCGATTTCGACTCCAAAGCGACTCGACTCGTCTCGAAAACTGATCGGCTTCGGATGAAACGTCAAACTTCACACATGTGTGCGTGAACAGAAACGATTGGAAACTGGCATACAAAACCAGCGCGTGAAGATCGTTTCTGAAAGGTTTATTTATTATCTGCGAACGCCACTCGAACTCGACTCGAGACAACACAACACAACAGCCGGCTTAATTTGCCTTACAAAACTAGTTATTTTTAGTGAAAATATTCCGAAACTTTCACAATGGTCGACATCAAGAAGTGCTTCTACACCACAATCCTCTCGCAGACCATTTCCACCGATGGAAAGTACCTATTTTGCGGTAACAATTTCGGCGAAATTTTGGTTTACAGGTaagcttaacccttatgtggccgacagggtacccgggtacccagcgcccatttgaaaagcacggtgtagaaaaaagcaaaaaaattgtcggacacataacggttaacagtGCAATgatcacggtgctccccagaccgttgtATTGTTATAAAATCAATCGGTTAAAAGGTAACGTTTTTGGAGAGCCCCGTGATAATGACGATCAATACACAATCTGCATTTTCTTTCTCAGTATCGACCGGATCGTGTCCTGCTCGGAGACCGTCGCCAACGATCCGGACAAGCTCCCAACGGAACCGCAGCTGGTGTTCCTCCTACCGGAGAAATGCCAAGTCTACAGCCTGTCCTTCCACAAGGATTTCCTGATCGTCGGTCTAAATGGGGAAATCTGCGGCTACCACTGGAACGGCAAAAACGGAACCATCGGCAAGCGGACCTGGACCGTGAAGCTGCCCGCCTCGGCCGAGTACACCGACATCAACGAGGTCAACTACCTGTGGCTGGACACGGACAATGAAGTGCTGTACGCCGGATGTGGCGACAACGTCATGTACGCCGTATCCCTAGAGGATGGTCGCGTCATTCGGCAGTACCAGGGCCACAAGGATTACATCCACTGCGTGTCGGGATGCGCCGGAAGGATTGCCACCGCTTCCGAGGATGGAAGTGTGCTACTATGGGACGCCCGTCAAACCACATTCACCGGAAAGCTCGAACCGCACACAAACGCCGCCCTTGCCCGGGCGGAGTTCGGAAAGTGGCAAGGAACGGTCTCGATCACCGAGGATTGGTTAGTGTGCGGCGGTGGGCCTCGCTTTTCGCTGTGGCATTTGCGATCGCTCGAGTGTACGACGGATTTCGCCTTTCCGGATCGGCTGCACGTGTCCGGATTCGTCGATGATGGCATCTACGCCGGAGGTGATTGTCGGAACTTGTACCAGTACAGCTTCAACGGGGACGTGACGGCGGAGATTCCACTCTCGAGCCCGGCCGTGTACAGCGTGGTGCAGCAGACGGAACCGAATAGGTTCATGGCCATTGCCGGGGCGGCGAGTCAGATTGATGTTTGTACGAACTTCAGCTATCGGGACATTGTGCTCAATGCGTACAAGAAATAAACTTTTGACTACAACTATTACCTACGCAACAAAACGATTGTATTATTCGGAAACGATCACCAATTACTATAGTAACTTTACTCTAGCGCCGAGCGTATCGTAGAGCACCTACTTTGGagttcatccactctttctagaactaattcaggatttctccaagaattctgcctgcgatttattcaggaactcttcctgggattgcttcacgaatttgttcaggaattcctctaggaattcttccagtgatttcttgggGGATtgttgcagagattctttcaaaaatttctccagggaatccttcagaaatgcctgtagattctccaggaattgttccaggaattcttctagaaatgtctccaagagtttctacagagattccttcgggaatccataCACGCTTTCCtctatatcctccaggaatttctccaaggcttcactcgggaattccttctgtgattctttctggaacaacttattttgaaaattcccccagtaactcttcttgggaatccttcagaaattcctccttgtattctttaaggaactcctccaggaattaattcagtatttcctccaggaactgtttagggattcccttgggAATACTTCTTGAAATGCTCTCTggagattcttaaggaattcctcttgggattttttcaggaactgctacagggatttctccaagaattgcaccaggaatttccctaggaattcctacaggaatttttccaggaattcttcaagggatttctccaagggtttttccagatgctcctacaggaattccttcaaaggattcctccaagaattccattacgaattctcataggcattcttccaggaatttattcaggcacttttctaggaataccaacttggattcatgaagaaatttcttcaggatctttTTCAGCgatcgcttcaggaattcctgcaggaaatgctCCAAGGGAttccctaaaaattcctccagggaatccttcagaaatgcctctagatatttctctatgaattcctccagaaattgctccaggaatgcttctagaaatttctccaggagtttctacagattcctttgggaatccatacacgctttcctctaggatatcctccagaaactcctccaggaatttctccaaggcttcactcgggaattccttctgtgattctttctggagcaACTTATTTTGTAAATTCCCCCagtaactcttcttgggattccttcaggaattcctccttgtattatttaaggaactcctccaggaattaatccagtactttatCCAGAAACTTTtatgaattcccttaggaatgcctcttggaattgcttccgggattcctcctggggtttcttcaggaactgctacagggattcctctaggagttcaacaACTCTTTCTAGAACTACTTCAGGATTTCTGCAACAATTCTGGCtgcgatttattcaggaactcatcctgggattactccacgaatttgtccagtgattcctccaggaattcttccagtgatttctttggggattgttgcagagattcctttaaaaattcctccagggaatccttcagaaatgcctctagatatttctctaggaattcctccaggagtttctccagagatccctccgagAATCCCTACACGcttttctctaggatatcctccagaaactcctccaggaatgtctccaaggcttcactcgggaattcattttgtgattctttctggaaaaacttattttaaagcaattcccccagtaactcttcttgggattccttcaggaattcctccttgcattctttaaggaactcctccaggaattaatccagtactttatccaggaactttttatggattcccttaggaatgccacttggaattgcttccgggattcctcctgggctttcttcaggaactgctacagggattcctctaggagttcatccactCTTCATAGAACTACTTCAGGATTTCTGCAACAATTCTGGCtgcgatttattcaggaactcatccacgaatttctttggggattgttgcagagattcctctaaaaatacctccagggaatccttcagaaatgcctctagatatttctctaggaagtcctccaaaaaattgttccgggaattcttctagaaattcctccaggagtttctacagagattccttcgggaacccATACACGCTTTCCTCtatgatatcctccagaaatttctccaaggcgttactcgggaattccttctgtaattgtttctggaacaacttattttgaaaattcccccagtaactcttcttgggattctttcaggaattcctccttgtattctttaaggaactccttcaggaattaattcagtacttaaCTTCCTCCAGGACCTGTTTTAGTGATTCCCTAGGGAATACCTCTTGAAATTGCCTCCGCGAatccttcttcaggaattcctctagggatttcttcaggaaccgctacagggattcttccaagaattccaccaggaatttccctaggaattcctacaggattttttccaggaattcttcaagggattcctccaaaagtttttccctaggatactcctacaggaattccttcaaagatttctccaggaatttcttcgtggattcctccaagaactccactacgaattctcataggcattcttccaggaatttattcaggtatttttccatggattccaacttggattcataaagacatttctacaggatttttttcagcgattcgttcaggaattcctccaggaattgctccaagggattccccaggacttcttccaggaggTTCTCCTGGAACTGGTTCAGTAATtgttactgggatttctccagcaattcatgcaggagttcctccgggatttcatccaggaatttttgtagggtctgctcgaggaatccctccagaaaatacccaagaaatttcgtcagggattcctccagaaaattcaccaggaattgatccaagaattcctcaataaattctgtcataaattaattcaaaaatttctccaggaaatccttcagggattccatcaaaaaatccttcctggatgaagtgtagaa contains the following coding sequences:
- the LOC115269203 gene encoding THO complex subunit 6, translated to MVDIKKCFYTTILSQTISTDGKYLFCGNNFGEILVYSIDRIVSCSETVANDPDKLPTEPQLVFLLPEKCQVYSLSFHKDFLIVGLNGEICGYHWNGKNGTIGKRTWTVKLPASAEYTDINEVNYLWLDTDNEVLYAGCGDNVMYAVSLEDGRVIRQYQGHKDYIHCVSGCAGRIATASEDGSVLLWDARQTTFTGKLEPHTNAALARAEFGKWQGTVSITEDWLVCGGGPRFSLWHLRSLECTTDFAFPDRLHVSGFVDDGIYAGGDCRNLYQYSFNGDVTAEIPLSSPAVYSVVQQTEPNRFMAIAGAASQIDVCTNFSYRDIVLNAYKK
- the LOC109398638 gene encoding transcription elongation factor SPT4, with the translated sequence MSFDSIPKDLRGLRACLVCSLVKTFDQFEFDGCENCEEFLRMKNNKDQVYDCTSNNFDGLIAVMSPDDSWVCKWQRINRFHKGIYAISVSGRLPNGIIRDMKNRGIPYRPRDTSQR